A section of the Pimelobacter simplex genome encodes:
- the hemW gene encoding radical SAM family heme chaperone HemW produces the protein MPSALPEGDPAPADGSLPPAALAELGRRPFEVYVHVPFCRVRCGYCDFNTYTAEELGPGVSRASYAEQAVAEVRLARRVLGDVDRPVETVFLGGGTPTLLPPEDLGRIIGAIDDELGLAPGAEVTTEANPDSVDAAYLERLREAGFTRVSFGMQSAVPHVLAVLDRTHDPLRVPGVVDAARAAGFDQISLDLIYGTPGESAADWSTTLDAALACAPDHVSAYSLIVEDGTALARRVRRGELPMPDDDDLADKYLQADERFAAAGLGWYEVSNWARDDAARCRHNIGYWTGADWWGIGPGAHSHVGGVRWWNVKHPKAYAGRLADGVSPAQAREVLDAETRRVERVLLEVRLRDGLLVAALDASGLAELDGLVADGLVEDRAERVVLTQRGRLLADGVVHRLLA, from the coding sequence ATGCCGTCCGCCCTGCCCGAAGGCGATCCCGCCCCCGCCGACGGGTCGCTCCCGCCCGCCGCGCTCGCCGAGCTCGGCCGGCGCCCGTTCGAGGTCTACGTGCACGTGCCCTTCTGCCGGGTGCGGTGCGGCTACTGCGACTTCAACACCTATACGGCCGAGGAGCTCGGGCCCGGCGTCAGCCGGGCGTCGTACGCCGAGCAGGCGGTGGCGGAGGTGCGGCTGGCCCGGCGCGTGCTCGGCGACGTGGACCGCCCGGTCGAGACCGTCTTCCTCGGCGGCGGGACGCCGACGCTGCTCCCGCCCGAGGACCTCGGCCGGATCATCGGGGCCATCGACGACGAGCTCGGGCTCGCCCCCGGCGCCGAGGTGACCACCGAGGCCAACCCCGACTCGGTCGACGCGGCCTACCTGGAGCGGCTGCGCGAGGCCGGCTTCACCCGCGTCTCGTTCGGCATGCAGTCGGCGGTGCCCCACGTGCTCGCGGTCCTCGACCGCACCCACGACCCGCTCCGGGTGCCGGGAGTCGTCGACGCGGCGCGCGCGGCGGGCTTCGACCAGATCAGCCTCGACCTCATCTACGGCACGCCGGGGGAGAGCGCGGCCGACTGGAGCACGACGCTCGACGCGGCGCTGGCGTGCGCGCCGGACCACGTGTCGGCGTACTCGCTGATCGTGGAGGACGGCACCGCCCTGGCCCGCCGGGTCCGCCGCGGCGAGCTGCCGATGCCCGACGACGACGACCTGGCCGACAAGTACCTCCAGGCCGACGAGCGCTTCGCCGCCGCCGGCCTGGGCTGGTACGAGGTCTCCAACTGGGCGCGCGACGACGCGGCCCGCTGCCGGCACAACATCGGCTACTGGACCGGCGCGGACTGGTGGGGGATCGGCCCCGGCGCCCACTCCCACGTCGGCGGCGTGCGCTGGTGGAACGTCAAGCACCCCAAGGCCTACGCCGGCCGGCTGGCCGACGGCGTCAGCCCGGCCCAGGCCCGCGAGGTCCTCGACGCCGAGACCCGGCGCGTGGAGCGCGTGCTTCTCGAGGTCCGGCTGCGCGACGGGCTGCTGGTCGCGGCCCTCGACGCGTCGGGGCTCGCCGAGCTGGACGGCCTGGTCGCCGACGGGCTCGTCGAGGACCGCGCCGAGCGGGTCGTGCTCACCCAGCGGGGTCGGCTGCTCGCCGACGGGGTGGTGCACCGGCTGCTGGCCTGA
- a CDS encoding dioxygenase family protein, which translates to MTQHDHDLGLRHDLPRILRTGRRGLLGVVGGVGALAVAGCAADDKPTASKPTSTPPTSPPASPPSGPAGTATATATAHPIDPKAGEIPEETQGPFPGNGTNGPDVLTEAGVVRRDIRGSFGRASGVAGGVPVTLRMRIFDLAGTDVTPLAGAAVYVWQCDREGRYSLYNDGARDENYLRGVQEADADGNLEFVTVFPGCYPQRWPHIHFEVYESLAHATRGAAPKLRTSQLAFPAGVSADVYASAGYGESVPNFEAITLDSDSIFRDGYSLQMVTMTGSVADGYVATLNVPV; encoded by the coding sequence ATGACGCAGCACGACCACGATCTCGGACTCCGCCACGACCTGCCGCGGATCCTCCGCACCGGGCGTCGCGGACTGCTCGGCGTCGTCGGCGGGGTGGGTGCCCTCGCCGTCGCGGGCTGCGCCGCCGACGACAAGCCCACGGCGTCCAAGCCGACGTCCACGCCGCCGACCTCTCCGCCGGCCTCGCCGCCGTCCGGTCCGGCCGGGACGGCGACGGCCACCGCGACCGCGCACCCGATCGACCCGAAGGCCGGCGAGATCCCCGAGGAGACCCAGGGGCCCTTCCCCGGCAACGGCACCAACGGCCCCGACGTGCTCACCGAGGCGGGCGTCGTACGCCGCGACATCCGCGGCAGCTTCGGCCGCGCGTCGGGAGTGGCCGGCGGCGTCCCGGTGACGCTGCGGATGCGGATCTTCGACCTGGCCGGCACCGACGTCACGCCGCTGGCGGGCGCCGCGGTCTACGTCTGGCAGTGCGACCGCGAGGGGCGCTACTCGCTCTACAACGACGGCGCGCGCGACGAGAACTACCTGCGCGGGGTCCAGGAGGCCGACGCCGACGGCAACCTGGAGTTCGTCACCGTCTTCCCGGGCTGCTACCCGCAGCGCTGGCCGCACATCCACTTCGAGGTCTACGAGAGCCTCGCCCACGCCACCCGCGGCGCCGCCCCCAAGCTGCGCACCAGCCAGCTCGCGTTCCCGGCCGGCGTGTCCGCCGACGTCTACGCCTCGGCCGGCTACGGCGAGAGCGTGCCCAACTTCGAGGCGATCACGCTCGACTCCGACAGCATCTTCCGCGACGGCTACTCGCTGCAGATGGTGACCATGACCGGCTCGGTCGCCGACGGCTACGTCGCCACCCTCAACGTGCCGGTCTGA
- a CDS encoding MOSC domain-containing protein, protein MPHVISISVGSPQQKEWAGLGRTSIDKRAVTGPVAVEPLGLAGDSVCDTKHHGGPDQAVYAYAREDLDFWEAELGLPIRDGQFGENLTTSGLDLNALEVGTRLQVGDPAAGALFEVAYVRTPCNDFKGWMGESGYDPRAWVKRFTAAGRPGPYLRVLRPGTIAAGDAVEVVHVPGHGITVRDMFVALNTDRSRLPELLVIDGLSAKAREKAEEFVQRTASPLPPVEPVI, encoded by the coding sequence GTGCCCCACGTCATCTCGATCAGCGTCGGCAGCCCGCAGCAGAAGGAGTGGGCCGGACTCGGCCGCACCTCCATCGACAAGCGCGCCGTGACCGGCCCGGTCGCCGTCGAGCCGCTCGGCCTCGCCGGCGACTCCGTCTGCGACACGAAGCACCACGGCGGCCCGGACCAGGCCGTCTACGCCTATGCCCGCGAGGACCTCGACTTCTGGGAGGCCGAGCTCGGCCTGCCGATCCGCGACGGCCAGTTCGGCGAGAACCTCACCACGTCCGGCCTCGACCTCAACGCGCTCGAGGTCGGCACCCGGCTCCAGGTCGGCGACCCGGCCGCGGGTGCGCTGTTCGAGGTCGCCTACGTCCGCACGCCCTGCAACGACTTCAAGGGCTGGATGGGGGAGAGCGGCTACGACCCGCGTGCCTGGGTCAAGCGCTTCACTGCGGCCGGTCGCCCGGGGCCGTACCTGCGGGTCCTCCGGCCCGGCACCATCGCGGCCGGCGACGCGGTCGAGGTGGTGCACGTGCCGGGGCACGGGATCACCGTCCGGGACATGTTCGTCGCGCTCAACACCGACCGCAGCCGGCTGCCCGAGCTGCTCGTGATCGACGGTCTGAGCGCCAAAGCGCGTGAGAAAGCGGAGGAATTCGTCCAGAGGACGGCGTCGCCGCTACCGCCAGTTGAACCAGTGATCTAG
- a CDS encoding GNAT family N-acetyltransferase has product MSLRPVRDDQWDVVAWLWQDFRHDLGVVVDGFPYADGRYRHEWLDEYPAPDRRGYLSWRAHPVTGEDAPVAFALVRGLDAPSRIMQAFFVVPAARRDGFARDLALEVIGRHPGPWEIPFQHDNERAVRFWRKVATAAWGTAWTETEEPVPGKPGVPPDHWIRTTPLVP; this is encoded by the coding sequence GTGAGCCTGCGCCCGGTCCGCGACGACCAGTGGGATGTCGTCGCGTGGCTGTGGCAGGACTTCCGGCACGACCTCGGCGTCGTCGTCGACGGCTTCCCGTACGCCGACGGGCGCTACCGGCACGAGTGGCTCGACGAGTACCCCGCGCCCGACCGCCGCGGCTACCTGAGCTGGCGAGCGCACCCCGTCACCGGTGAGGACGCGCCCGTCGCGTTCGCGCTGGTGCGCGGGCTCGACGCGCCGAGCCGGATCATGCAGGCGTTCTTCGTCGTCCCGGCCGCGCGCCGCGACGGGTTCGCGCGGGACCTCGCACTCGAGGTCATCGGCCGGCACCCGGGGCCCTGGGAGATCCCGTTCCAGCACGACAACGAGCGGGCCGTCCGGTTCTGGCGCAAGGTCGCGACCGCGGCCTGGGGCACGGCGTGGACCGAGACCGAGGAGCCCGTGCCGGGCAAGCCCGGCGTCCCGCCCGACCACTGGATCCGGACGACGCCCCTCGTGCCCTAG
- a CDS encoding class I SAM-dependent methyltransferase, whose protein sequence is MTVAVSDDGLLVPPGGSPLVVEIDGHYVWSLTPARDGAPAAGGVLVPWPGVLRPYLSGRGRVRVTDPTGSAVLYDDEVGLGGGDGSLAVVDRAGHRLSVDKVGHLARSFADTDEQVREEILAGTRRAIDDLREHAGVAAYLNYGALLGAVREGRMLAHDSDTDLCYLSAHTSPADIVAESYRITRAMRAQGWRLLRMSGGDVKLLLPLSDGRVCHIDVFAAFHVGETFFQLGNRSGDLPRSAIEPFSTIELHGHEFPVPRDPEAMLAFLYGPQWRTPDPSFRYADPPAGVRRLDGWLRGFRTEMGRWTELYNGPRRSAVPAGPSAFAEWVAPQLGDGRAVLDVGAGTGRDALWFARSGRRTGAVDFSRGSLGVVRRRAKRRGLEVEVDQLILGELRSTLAHGTRLARDPHDLYARHLVGCLDAAALDQLWLLARMALRPGGGRLFLELAAGEPSPGDGLVRRTPVEVVRRGIESSGGVVEHLTVGPGEDMFDLPDPAVCRIRAAWPAPDHQEKR, encoded by the coding sequence ATGACCGTCGCCGTTTCCGACGACGGCCTGCTGGTACCCCCGGGCGGAAGCCCTCTCGTGGTCGAGATCGACGGCCACTACGTGTGGTCGCTGACGCCCGCGCGCGACGGGGCGCCGGCGGCCGGGGGAGTGCTCGTGCCCTGGCCCGGTGTGCTCCGGCCGTACCTCAGCGGGCGCGGCCGGGTCCGGGTGACCGACCCGACCGGTTCCGCCGTCCTGTACGACGACGAGGTCGGTCTCGGCGGCGGGGACGGCTCGCTCGCCGTGGTCGATCGCGCCGGGCACCGGCTCAGCGTCGACAAGGTGGGCCACCTGGCCCGCTCGTTCGCCGACACCGACGAGCAGGTCCGCGAGGAGATCCTCGCCGGCACCCGGCGCGCGATCGACGACCTGCGCGAGCACGCCGGCGTGGCGGCGTACCTGAACTACGGGGCGCTGCTCGGCGCGGTCCGCGAGGGCCGGATGCTCGCGCACGACTCCGACACCGACCTGTGCTACCTGTCCGCGCACACGAGCCCGGCCGACATCGTCGCCGAGTCCTACCGGATCACCCGGGCGATGCGGGCCCAGGGCTGGCGGCTGCTGCGGATGTCCGGCGGCGACGTCAAGCTGCTGCTGCCGCTGTCCGACGGACGGGTCTGCCACATCGACGTCTTCGCCGCGTTCCACGTCGGCGAGACGTTCTTCCAGCTCGGCAACCGCAGCGGGGACCTGCCGCGCTCGGCGATCGAGCCGTTCTCGACGATCGAGCTGCACGGTCACGAGTTCCCGGTCCCGCGCGACCCGGAGGCGATGCTCGCGTTCCTCTACGGCCCGCAGTGGCGCACCCCGGACCCGTCGTTCCGCTACGCCGACCCGCCCGCGGGCGTGCGCCGCCTCGACGGCTGGCTGCGCGGCTTCCGCACCGAGATGGGACGCTGGACCGAGCTCTACAACGGACCACGGCGCTCCGCGGTGCCGGCCGGGCCGTCGGCCTTCGCCGAGTGGGTCGCGCCGCAGCTCGGCGACGGGCGTGCGGTGCTCGACGTGGGGGCCGGCACCGGGCGGGACGCGCTGTGGTTCGCGCGGTCGGGACGTCGTACGGGGGCGGTGGACTTCTCCCGGGGTAGCCTGGGTGTGGTCCGCCGGCGGGCGAAGCGCCGCGGGCTGGAGGTCGAGGTCGACCAGCTGATCCTCGGTGAGCTGCGCTCCACGCTGGCCCACGGCACCCGGCTCGCCCGGGACCCGCACGACCTGTACGCCCGCCACCTCGTCGGCTGCCTCGACGCGGCCGCGCTCGACCAGCTCTGGCTGCTCGCCCGGATGGCCCTGCGCCCCGGCGGCGGGCGGCTGTTCCTCGAGCTCGCCGCCGGGGAGCCGAGCCCGGGCGACGGGCTGGTCCGCCGTACCCCGGTCGAGGTGGTGCGCCGCGGGATCGAGTCCTCCGGCGGCGTCGTCGAGCACCTGACCGTGGGTCCCGGCGAGGACATGTTCGACCTGCCCGACCCGGCCGTGTGCCGGATCCGCGCCGCCTGGCCGGCGCCCGATCACCAGGAGAAGCGATGA
- a CDS encoding AMP-dependent synthetase/ligase produces MPINHDTSFLDHMPPNCAVQFLDRVEKSGEREAFRFPRGDDAWESVTWRQAGDRVRRLAAGLLALGLEPEQRVGIASSTRYEWILADLAIMCAGGATTTVYPSTGGEDTAYILGDSESRIVFAEDESQLAKLRDHRAELPAVDKVVVFDASLADGDWIISLDQLAELGDGYLAENPGAVEQVAKGIAPDQLATLIYTSGTTGKPKGVRTLHRAWVFEGEAIKVQDILHEDDLQFLWLPMAHSFGKVLLSTQLACGFATAIDGRVDKIVDNLGIVKPTFMGAAPRIFEKAHARIVTMQAAEGGAKEKIFKKAFAVGIKVDELQRQGKSVPLLLKLQHGLFDKLVFSKVRDRFGGRVKFFISGSAALNADIAAWFHAAGVLILEGYGMTENAAGATVNHPDAYKIGSVGQAFPGTEVRIGEGGEVQLKGPHVMAGYHNRDDATRDALTADGWLRTGDKGELDAEGFLTITGRIKELFKTSGGKYIAPPAIEAKFKAICPYVSQFMVFGAERNFVSALITLDPDAIAGWAAENGKSGVSYTELVNDEAVKAMVGEYVDELNTQLNRWETVKKWRLLDHDLSIESGELTPSLKVKRGVVEANNSDLIASFYAGS; encoded by the coding sequence ATGCCCATCAACCACGACACGAGTTTCCTCGATCACATGCCCCCGAACTGCGCGGTGCAGTTCCTCGACAGAGTCGAGAAGAGCGGTGAACGCGAGGCATTCCGCTTTCCGCGGGGGGACGACGCCTGGGAGTCGGTGACCTGGCGCCAGGCCGGGGACCGGGTACGCCGGCTCGCCGCCGGGCTCCTCGCGCTGGGCCTCGAGCCCGAGCAGCGGGTGGGCATCGCGTCCTCGACGCGCTACGAGTGGATCCTCGCCGACCTCGCCATCATGTGCGCCGGTGGTGCGACGACCACCGTCTACCCGTCGACGGGCGGCGAGGACACGGCGTACATCCTGGGTGACTCGGAGAGCCGGATCGTCTTCGCCGAGGACGAGTCCCAGCTGGCCAAGCTGCGCGACCACCGCGCCGAGCTGCCGGCCGTCGACAAGGTCGTGGTCTTCGACGCGAGCCTCGCCGACGGCGACTGGATCATCTCGCTCGACCAGCTGGCCGAGCTCGGCGACGGCTACCTCGCCGAGAACCCCGGCGCGGTCGAGCAGGTCGCCAAGGGCATCGCCCCCGACCAGCTCGCCACCCTGATCTACACCTCCGGCACCACGGGCAAGCCCAAGGGCGTGCGCACGCTCCACCGCGCCTGGGTGTTCGAGGGCGAGGCGATCAAGGTCCAGGACATCCTCCACGAGGACGACCTGCAGTTCCTGTGGCTGCCGATGGCCCACTCGTTCGGCAAGGTGCTGCTCTCGACCCAGCTCGCGTGCGGCTTCGCGACCGCCATCGACGGCCGCGTCGACAAGATCGTCGACAACCTCGGCATCGTGAAGCCGACGTTCATGGGCGCCGCGCCGCGCATCTTCGAGAAGGCGCACGCCCGGATCGTCACCATGCAGGCCGCCGAGGGCGGCGCCAAGGAGAAGATCTTCAAGAAGGCCTTCGCCGTCGGCATCAAGGTCGACGAGCTCCAGCGCCAGGGCAAGTCCGTCCCGCTGCTGCTCAAGCTCCAGCACGGCCTGTTCGACAAGCTGGTCTTCAGCAAGGTCCGGGACCGCTTCGGCGGCCGGGTGAAGTTCTTCATCTCCGGCTCGGCTGCGCTCAACGCCGACATCGCGGCGTGGTTCCACGCGGCCGGCGTCCTCATCCTCGAGGGCTACGGCATGACCGAGAACGCCGCGGGCGCGACGGTCAACCACCCCGACGCCTACAAGATCGGCAGCGTCGGTCAGGCCTTCCCGGGCACCGAGGTCCGCATCGGCGAGGGCGGCGAGGTCCAGCTCAAGGGCCCGCACGTCATGGCGGGCTACCACAACCGCGACGACGCGACCCGCGACGCCCTCACCGCCGACGGCTGGCTGCGCACCGGTGACAAGGGCGAGCTCGACGCCGAGGGCTTCCTGACCATCACCGGCCGGATCAAGGAGCTCTTCAAGACCTCCGGCGGCAAGTACATCGCCCCGCCCGCCATCGAGGCGAAGTTCAAGGCGATCTGCCCCTACGTCAGCCAGTTCATGGTCTTCGGCGCCGAGCGCAACTTCGTCTCGGCGCTGATCACCCTCGACCCCGACGCCATCGCGGGCTGGGCGGCCGAGAACGGCAAGTCCGGCGTGAGCTACACCGAGCTCGTCAACGACGAGGCGGTCAAGGCGATGGTCGGCGAGTACGTCGACGAGCTCAACACCCAGCTCAACCGCTGGGAGACGGTGAAGAAGTGGCGGCTGCTCGACCACGACCTCTCCATCGAGTCCGGCGAGCTCACCCCGTCGCTCAAGGTGAAGCGTGGCGTGGTCGAGGCCAACAACTCCGACCTGATCGCGAGCTTCTACGCGGGTTCCTGA
- a CDS encoding dioxygenase family protein translates to MLTESGVVRSDLTSSFGTASGVAAGVPTTVRLKVYDLNGDTVTPLAGAAIYLWHCDREGRYSMYDDAIADENYLRGVQEADADGNLTFTTIFPACYAGRWPHMYFEVYESLKAATSAENKLRTSQLALPQDVCDTVYATEGYEQSVTNLAQLSLDSDGIFSDGYSLQLAKVTGSVEEGYTVSLNVPV, encoded by the coding sequence GTGCTGACCGAGTCGGGCGTCGTGCGCAGCGACCTCACCTCCAGCTTCGGTACGGCGTCCGGTGTCGCCGCAGGCGTCCCGACGACGGTCAGGCTCAAGGTCTACGACCTCAACGGCGACACCGTCACCCCGCTCGCGGGCGCGGCGATCTACTTGTGGCACTGCGACCGCGAGGGCCGCTACTCGATGTACGACGACGCGATCGCCGACGAGAACTACCTGCGCGGCGTCCAGGAGGCCGATGCCGACGGCAACCTGACCTTCACCACGATCTTCCCGGCCTGCTACGCCGGACGCTGGCCGCACATGTACTTCGAGGTCTACGAGAGCCTGAAGGCGGCGACCAGCGCCGAGAACAAGCTGCGCACCTCACAGCTCGCGCTGCCCCAGGACGTGTGCGACACCGTCTACGCGACCGAGGGCTACGAGCAGAGCGTGACCAACCTGGCCCAGCTGAGCCTCGACAGCGACGGGATCTTCAGCGACGGCTACTCGCTGCAGCTGGCCAAGGTGACGGGTTCTGTCGAGGAGGGGTACACGGTCAGCCTGAACGTGCCGGTTTGA
- a CDS encoding adenylyltransferase/cytidyltransferase family protein, whose protein sequence is MKKSGPLIGYVPGAFDLFHIGHLNALRQARPWCDVLVAGVVADEVCLETKGVVPTVPLEERLEIVEAIGIVDAVYAERTADKTDSWRDVGFHRIFKGDDWEGTAKGRRLEERMAALGVEVTYFPYTLQTSSTALRKALASRGAS, encoded by the coding sequence ATGAAGAAGTCGGGACCCCTGATCGGCTACGTGCCGGGCGCCTTCGACCTGTTCCACATCGGACACCTCAACGCGCTGCGCCAGGCACGGCCGTGGTGCGACGTGCTGGTGGCGGGTGTGGTGGCCGACGAGGTGTGCCTGGAGACCAAGGGCGTCGTCCCGACCGTCCCGCTCGAGGAGCGGCTCGAGATCGTCGAGGCGATCGGCATCGTCGACGCCGTCTACGCCGAGCGCACCGCCGACAAGACCGACTCCTGGCGCGACGTGGGCTTCCACCGGATCTTCAAGGGTGACGACTGGGAGGGCACCGCCAAGGGCCGCCGGCTCGAGGAGCGGATGGCTGCCCTGGGGGTCGAGGTGACCTACTTCCCCTACACGCTCCAGACCTCCTCGACCGCGCTGCGCAAGGCGCTCGCGAGCCGCGGGGCGTCATGA
- a CDS encoding aminoglycoside phosphotransferase family protein translates to MPVTVPTELDEQRHLGPEWAAWLDGLPATTQAVLDAWELTPEGESWHGFCSLVLPVTTADGTPAALKVGLPDDESEHEHLALQRWRGRGAVRLLRADPGRRAMLLERLDREDLTESWDVEACEVVAGLYAGLHVPPMPQLRAQASYVEQWADALRRDAKDVPIPRRLVDQALGLARELTQEPATAVIHADLHYGNVLRGRRDGTDTWLVIDPKPANGDPHYELEPMLRDRFDEYAAPGAFGSVRDGIRRRFHTIVDAAGLDEDRARDWAIVRSVLNAHWAHEDAVRAHRPLDDDEREHVTACITVAKAVQD, encoded by the coding sequence GTGCCCGTGACCGTCCCGACCGAGCTCGACGAGCAGCGCCACCTCGGTCCCGAGTGGGCCGCGTGGCTCGACGGGCTGCCCGCGACGACGCAGGCCGTGCTCGACGCGTGGGAGCTCACGCCCGAGGGGGAGAGCTGGCACGGGTTCTGCTCGCTGGTGCTGCCGGTGACGACCGCCGACGGGACGCCGGCGGCGCTCAAGGTCGGCCTTCCCGACGACGAGTCCGAGCACGAGCACCTCGCGCTCCAGCGCTGGCGGGGCCGCGGCGCGGTCCGGCTGCTGCGCGCCGACCCCGGTCGCCGGGCGATGCTGCTGGAGCGGCTCGACCGCGAGGACCTCACCGAGAGCTGGGACGTCGAGGCGTGCGAGGTCGTCGCCGGTCTGTACGCCGGCCTGCACGTGCCGCCGATGCCGCAGCTGCGCGCCCAGGCGTCGTACGTCGAGCAGTGGGCGGACGCGCTGCGCCGCGACGCCAAGGACGTGCCGATCCCGCGCCGGCTCGTCGACCAGGCGCTCGGCCTCGCCCGCGAGCTCACCCAGGAGCCGGCCACGGCGGTCATCCACGCCGACCTCCACTACGGCAACGTGCTGCGCGGGCGCCGCGACGGCACGGACACCTGGCTGGTGATCGACCCCAAGCCGGCCAACGGCGACCCGCACTACGAGCTGGAGCCGATGCTGCGCGACCGCTTCGACGAGTACGCCGCCCCCGGCGCGTTCGGCTCGGTCCGTGACGGCATCCGCCGCCGGTTCCACACGATCGTCGATGCCGCGGGACTCGACGAGGACCGCGCCCGGGACTGGGCGATCGTGCGCTCGGTGCTCAACGCGCACTGGGCGCACGAGGACGCCGTCCGGGCCCATCGCCCGCTCGACGACGACGAGCGCGAGCACGTCACCGCCTGCATCACCGTCGCCAAAGCCGTCCAGGACTGA
- a CDS encoding N-acyl homoserine lactonase family protein, protein MRSDDVRRLDLGTFVRPGTETETGEPRVEAVHGYVVRTPAGVLLLDTGLGDAGPETEAHYRPRRVPVAAALATAGLSPDDIAIVVNCHLHFDHIGENPRFAGRPIVVQRRELATARDATQPDYTVPALVDFAGARYETLDGEAEIAAGVHVVPTPGHVAGHQSLVVACDDGTVVLAGQAHDTASQWSADVLAARAAALGHEPPLPLPSPWMERILAFDPRRVLFAHDAAVWTS, encoded by the coding sequence ATGCGCTCCGACGACGTACGCCGCCTCGACCTCGGCACCTTCGTCCGGCCCGGCACCGAGACCGAGACCGGCGAGCCGCGGGTCGAGGCCGTCCACGGCTATGTCGTCCGGACGCCGGCCGGCGTCCTGCTGCTCGACACCGGCCTCGGCGACGCCGGCCCGGAGACCGAGGCGCACTACCGCCCGCGCCGGGTGCCGGTCGCGGCGGCGCTCGCGACGGCCGGGCTGAGCCCCGACGACATCGCGATCGTCGTCAACTGCCACCTGCACTTCGACCACATCGGCGAGAACCCGCGCTTCGCCGGGCGCCCGATCGTCGTCCAGCGCCGCGAGCTGGCCACCGCGCGCGACGCGACCCAGCCCGACTACACGGTCCCCGCGCTCGTCGACTTCGCCGGCGCTCGCTACGAGACGCTCGACGGGGAGGCGGAGATCGCGGCGGGCGTCCACGTCGTACCGACGCCGGGGCACGTGGCCGGGCACCAGTCGCTGGTCGTCGCGTGCGACGACGGCACCGTCGTCCTGGCCGGACAGGCCCACGACACCGCCTCGCAGTGGTCCGCCGACGTCCTCGCGGCCCGGGCCGCCGCCCTCGGCCACGAGCCGCCGCTCCCGCTCCCGAGCCCGTGGATGGAGCGGATCCTCGCCTTCGACCCCCGCCGGGTGCTGTTCGCGCACGACGCGGCGGTGTGGACGTCCTAG
- a CDS encoding AAA family ATPase — MSADIILLTGPPGAGKSTTARALATTYDRAVHLHTDDFWHFIAAGAIAPYLPESDAQNHTVLRVIQRAAAAYAAGGFTTVVDGIIGPWMLDHFRQAEDATDARHHYVVLRPSRAETLRRAQRRTSPDALVDEGPVLALWDQLADLGPLERHVLDTTEHTPAETLAAVRAALASGALELRPAAGAPPRRRAADPAG, encoded by the coding sequence GTGAGCGCCGACATCATCCTGCTCACCGGTCCTCCCGGGGCGGGGAAGTCGACGACCGCGCGGGCCCTGGCGACGACCTACGACCGGGCGGTGCACCTGCACACCGACGACTTCTGGCACTTCATCGCCGCGGGCGCGATCGCGCCGTACCTCCCCGAGTCGGACGCACAGAACCACACCGTGCTGCGGGTCATCCAGCGCGCGGCCGCGGCCTATGCGGCGGGCGGCTTCACGACCGTCGTCGACGGGATCATCGGCCCGTGGATGCTCGACCACTTCCGGCAGGCTGAGGACGCCACGGACGCCCGGCACCACTACGTCGTGCTGCGCCCCTCCCGCGCCGAGACGCTGCGCCGGGCCCAGCGCCGGACCAGCCCGGACGCACTGGTGGACGAGGGCCCGGTCCTCGCGCTGTGGGACCAGCTCGCCGACCTCGGGCCGCTGGAGCGCCACGTCCTCGACACCACGGAGCACACCCCCGCCGAGACGCTCGCGGCGGTCCGCGCCGCCCTGGCGAGCGGAGCGCTGGAGCTCAGGCCAGCAGCCGGTGCACCACCCCGTCGGCGAGCAGCCGACCCCGCTGGGTGA